In Stutzerimonas stutzeri, a genomic segment contains:
- the ccoO gene encoding cytochrome-c oxidase, cbb3-type subunit II, with protein MKNHEILEKNVGLLTLFMILAVSIGGLTQIVPLFFQDAVNEPVEGMEPRTALQLEGRDIYIREGCVGCHSQMIRPFRAETERYGHYSVAGESVYDHPFLWGSKRTGPDLARVGNRYSDDWHRAHLYNPRNVVPESKMPAYPWLVENKLDGKHTGDKMVALRSVGVPYTDEDIAGAKDAVKGKTEMDALVAFLQSLGTSLTNKR; from the coding sequence ATGAAGAACCACGAAATACTTGAAAAGAACGTCGGTCTGCTAACCCTGTTCATGATCCTTGCGGTGAGCATCGGCGGTCTGACTCAGATCGTCCCGCTGTTCTTCCAGGATGCGGTAAACGAGCCGGTTGAAGGCATGGAGCCTCGCACCGCGCTGCAGCTGGAAGGTCGCGACATCTATATTCGCGAAGGTTGCGTTGGCTGCCACTCGCAGATGATCCGTCCGTTCCGCGCCGAGACTGAGCGTTACGGCCACTACTCGGTCGCTGGCGAGAGCGTCTACGACCACCCGTTCCTGTGGGGCTCCAAGCGCACCGGTCCGGATCTGGCCCGTGTCGGCAACCGTTACTCCGATGACTGGCACCGCGCGCACCTGTACAACCCGCGCAACGTGGTGCCCGAGTCGAAGATGCCGGCTTACCCCTGGCTGGTAGAGAACAAGCTGGATGGCAAACACACCGGCGACAAGATGGTTGCCCTGCGCAGCGTCGGCGTGCCTTACACCGACGAAGACATCGCCGGTGCCAAGGATGCCGTCAAGGGCAAAACCGAAATGGACGCCCTTGTCGCCTTCCTGCAAAGCCTTGGCACATCCCTCACCAACAAACGGTAA